In Camelina sativa cultivar DH55 chromosome 17, Cs, whole genome shotgun sequence, the genomic stretch CTTATTCTTTGTTTAAACCTTCCAGAAACTTTAAgtgggcttttttttttgcttttgtttttgtttttaagtgggctttttggttttgactttCTTTAACTTATTCACATCAGTTTAAGATAAAGGCTCCTATACCAAACTCCTTTTAAGTAAAAAGTTGGAAATTAAAAACTACTATAATGTTATTGTTGCATCAAACAAActaatgtttttgttatattataaatttggtaATGGGAAAAATTCCACGTATTGTCGAGttcgtcatcatcattatcTCGTTAGtggtagaaaaaaataataataatacacctTTTGTCGTTTTCCCAAAATATTTAGCACTCATGGAGTAAAGTTATCTCTTTATCCAATAAAAGATTGACACGTCTGAGTTATTGCCAGATGATAGCATTTCCCACTTGCTGCTTCTCCTTTTAGTGCTGCTGAAACAAAACACTCCCATACTCAGTTTTATCCATCTTCTATCTGTTTGTCTATAAGAATTAGGAGTTTATATAGGTTAAACTCAACATTGGGCTTTTCATAGAGGAACTTCGCAAATTGCAAGAAATATAGTATTAttgttttttcctctttaatCAAATCTCATCCCTTTCCCATTAATGGTAAATACAAAACTACAATTCAGTTGACCACACAAATTAAAGAAGTTTAAAGAGAAAGCCAGCCACGTGGCGATATTTCTGACCGGCAAATGTCTCCGACAACTTCGGCGACTTAAATGGTGCAAAATCGACGAACACCAAAGAAACTACATtgacgaaacaaaacaaaaacaaaacacaagaagaagaagaagaagaacacaaaaacaaaacataaaaaaaaaagaaacagaggagaaaaaAGGAAACGACGAGGAAacgtaaacaaataaaacaacccTCGTTCTtcccttttctctcttcaagtctttgtcttttcttttcttttctttaatttcctttaaatacaaattaatcGTAGTAATAAAATGGGTTCGAGTAAACTTAAACGAGCCATAGGAGCCGTTAAGGACCAAACCAGCGTCGGTCTTGCCAAAGTCAACGGTCGAAGCGCTTCTTTATCAGAACTTGACGTTGCCATCGTCAAAGCGACTCGTCACGAAGAGTTCCCTGCTGAGGAGAAATACATCAGAGAGATCCTTAGCCTTACTTCTTACTCACGCAATTACATCAACGCTTGCGTTAACACGCTTTCCAGACGCCTTAACAAAACCAAATGCTGGACCGTTGCTCTCAAAACCTTGATTTTGATCCAACGCCTTttaggagaaggagatcaagcCTACGAGCAAGAGATCTTCTTCGCCACTCGCCGTGGTACCAGGCTTCTCAACATGTCTGATTTCAGGGATGTTTCTAGGTCTAATTCTTGGGATTACTCTGCTTTCGTCAGGACTTACGCCTTGTACCTTGACGAAAGGCTTGATTTCAGGTACGAGTGCTCGAGATCCGGGTTTCAATTAGGGTTTCAAGttgaatatgtattttaaaaaggtATTTGTGATGCCGTTTTGGTTTAAccaaattaagattttatttatttttgatttttgaggaTGCAAGCGAGACACGGGAAGCGTGGAGTTTACTGCATTGGAGGAGAAACCGATGGAGATGAGAAAGATCAAGCCGCGCCTGATCTCTCCACGGCTATCGTGGTCAGGTCACAACCTATCGCCGagatgaaaacagagcagaTTTTCATCAGAATTCAACATTTGCAGCAACTTCTTGACCGTTTCTTGGCTTGTCGTCCAACAGGTATATATACTACTTGCGTCTCACGGTTCCTCTATTTCTCTGTTTATTTCCTTGGGTATAAAGTTATGtgtgaaaaaaatacatttttggataGGTAATGCGAGGAACAACAGAGTTGTAATTGTGGCTCTGTATCCAATAGTGAAGGAGAGTTTTCAGATATATTACGATGTAACAGAGATAATGGGGATTTTAATCGACCGATTCATGGAGTTAGATATTTCTGATTCCATCAAGGTCTATGACATTTTCTGCCGGGTTTCGAAACAGTTCGAAGAGCTCGATCAGTTCTACTCTTGGTGCAAGAACATGGGGATCGCACGTTCTTCTGAGTATCCAGAGGTAGAGAAGATCACACAGAAGAAGCTTGAACTCATGGATGAGTTTATAAGAGACAAATCTGCTTTAGAACAgaccaagaacacaaaatctaCTAAATCTGaggctgatgaagaagatgatgatgctaGAAAAGAGGAAGTTAATGAAGAGCAAGAAGATATGAATGCAATCAAGGCCTTACCTGAACCTccaccaaaagaagaagaagaggaaaaaccCGAGGAAGAAGCCAAGGAAGAAGTGGtaatagagaagaaagaagaagagacgatgGGTGATTTGCTGGATCTTGGGAATACAAACGGCGGTGGAGCAGCAGAAGCTGGAGATAGCTTGGCATTGGCTTTATTTGACGGGCCATACGCGACTGGTTCAGGTTCAGATTCTGGTCCAGGATGGGAAGCGTTTAAGGATGATTCGGCGGATTGGGAAACAGCTTTGGTGCAAACAGCTACAAACTTGTCCGCACAAAAGTCGGAACTCGGAGGAGGCTTTGATATGCTGTTGCTTAACGGAATGTATCAGCATGGCGCTGTAAACACAGCCGTGAAAACATCTACGGCTTATGGAGCCAGTGGAAGCGCAAGCAGTATGGCATTTGGATCTGCAGGAAGACCAGCAGGTCTTAAAGAAACCCtacttttctctgtttttagtttcttagaactttgttctgttttcgtTTGCCTTATGATGATTTGACTTGAATTTTCTATCGGTTACAGCAACTATGCTAGCACTTCCAGCACCCGCAACGGCAAATGGAAACAGCGCAAACAATAACAGTCCGGTTCCCATGGATCCATTTGCAGCGTCATTGGAGGTTGCGCCACCACCATACGTGCAAATGAATGATatggagaagaaacagaggatgttGATGGAAGAACAGATGATGTGGGACCAATACTCTAGAGATGGAAGACAAGGACACATGAATATAAggcaaaaccaaaaccaaaaccaacctTACTCTTACACACCTCAATATTGATTGTGAGCCGTAGATGGAGCTCTTCCTTAAGTTGTGtcagctttttgttttgtctaccAATCCGTTTGGTCTCATAGATCTACAAATGGCGTTGATCTTTTTGCAAATACATTAATTTACTATGGCTTCTGTAATTGTAATATCTGGTttaactttaaaagaaaaaccttAAATATGTTTTGACATGATTATATCTAATCTCTAGAACAAGCTCTAATGCTTCACACCAtagcttttgtttgatttgcCTGCAAAAACAGATAATCATTATTAATAAAGATTCTCAAATATCTTGTTTAAGAAGTTATCTTGTCAATCACAAAAGGTTTCAATGCTTACAGAATTCAAAGCATGGTTGTTTCATAACAGGATCATCTTGGATCTCCGGAGGCTCCCGGCCAAACATCATCTTACAGCTAAGATCATTAAAATCTGCAAAACTCAATACAAATGTTAATTAGTGTTGTCACATTTGTctctttttgaaaaaattaaaaatgattacttGTGTCTCAAGTCAAATCGTTGACTTCTTAGAAAGAATGATCACACATCATTAAGGGTCTACTTGTAGTTAATGGTGTCCTTAGTGGTGACTCAATGGGACCCTTAAAGATCACATTAAGCCTCCACAAGTTGAGAAGTGCAGGCTaatattttcacaatatataattaagtttgaGATTCAACTGTTTTATTTATGCCTTAATCTTCCTATTTCAGTGATTGCTATTATAAACTAGAAGAGAAATAGATTCAGCGTAGTACCTGGCTCCATGTAGACAGGCATTCCAAGTGAATTTTTCATGAAGATTTGGGATGGAATTTTACAAATATGAGTGCACATACCAACACAATTTGACTGCTCAAGAAACctacaaaataaacaacattCAAGGACATGCATGATATGAGTGATTGATCTCAACAAGTGAaattattgtttaatttgtagtttctgtaatgtaatgattgtttatgaaagaatgattttgatatttgtcTGAAGTTTAATGATCAGATGGGGGACCAAATAGAGAGAGATTATAGTTAACCTGCACTTCTCTATGAACACAacactcttctcttttcttccatTAACCTCAGTCTCCCTCACCTTGGCAATGAAGTTCTCGAATtaaaactcatgaaaattttatattaatttcaacTCAAAAACAAGTATCGTACCTCTGAAGGTCCAACAAGCCAAGCGAAAGATATTGTGGTGAATAGCGCAAAGAGCTCCCTTGAGAGTTTTGAAGGTGGGAAAAGCACTTTGATCTGTAAATTTCAACCAGATAAGTTGGTGTGATTGTAATATGTTCATAGTTTGCTGCAACTTGATCTAATTAAATCCATTAGAAAACTTACCAAGGAGCTTATCTCTGCTGGTAATGCTCTGTCCAAAGAGCTAAGAACAAGCTCATGTTGTTGCTTGGTGTCAAAGTTACGCGCAACCCTAGTGGCCGTATCTACTAACCTATCGTAATCGGTACTCTTGGTGCTACTACTACTCATCCCTAAAGAAAAATTTCTCAGATTTCTTCCTCAATAAGTATATATGAAGTAAATAAGCATAGGTTCAAAGAATATAGACGTGGGATACGAACCTGCTGCGTCTTGAAGATTCTTTGAGAGATAGTTAATTGCAAGTTTCGAGAAGAAGCTGTCCTCAATATTACTCGCATTCTTCGTATTCGACATCTCCGTTACTGCTGTCTCTTTTGTAGCCTTGAGTTCGCCGGAGTAGATGGGCTTTGAACAGAGAGTTGGGGAAACGCTTGAGCGTCTGTCTAAGCCACTTCGAGTGCGAGTATCGTTGAACCGTGCTGTGAAAGTGAGAATCTTGGTATGAGAGAGTGATAGCTTAGTGTTCATCATTTGGTCTTGTTGTAAAAGAAGAGTTATGGGCGGAGAAACTTGTTgcaggttctttttttttttctaaggcCAAGAATTGACGTCtccaaagtatatatatggtctTGAATGACTGtgcatctttttttctttttttttttgtctttatcttttatctttaatagaagaatttctttctctttttatttaaaagagtcCTTTCAGAGAAAgagtaaaaagagaaaacaatgaaatatattaagaaaatactctgtttttaaaaaaaaattaaacctcGAATGGTAAcataaattttctactttttttaatgctttctttggcattttgtcttttttttttcttttcaatttatgACTTATAGATCTTTTCAAAAGGCTGATAGAGTGATGGTAAAAAGTGATTAAAACGgtatattatcttctttttttcgtGAAACAAATATATCgtcatttatattaatttgaattaGGTATATagaaatcattattatttacagaaACATGAATAtcatattgatataaaaaaaatatttgtaaaagtcTACTGTGATAAATTAACATGGAGAATAATGAAGAATTTTAGTGatgaattattatattttaagaattatatttgatattttgctATTTATTTATCGAAAAAAATCTTATTCAAAGCAGCTGACAACAAATAAATCCCGTTAAAAATGTACCATAAAgagtcttttttcttttcttctttgtggtATGTTGTCTTTTATTTCTTGTTGATCTACCAAAGAGATCAAGGTTTtagatacaaaatattaaatctaagAGACCTTCTCGCTCTCTCTCCCTCACTtaagaaccaaaaaagaaaaactttccATTGACATCGATGCAAAACATGAAGAATACAAAaggttacaaaatattaaaacaatgCAAGGATTGCATCTGAGAAAATACAGATACAGATACAGATACAGATGGGGCTGTAAATACTAATATGCCCAGCTTCTGCTATTTTCAATGAgttttcaaaaagaaacaatttaacgtaagaaaacaaaaaacaaaaaacggcCGCAAAAAATACCATACTGTACACAGTACACACACTCCCCTGTAAAGCTTGTAATCTTCCCATCTATTTACACAAATTCTCAAACCAAACCTTCTCTCCCTCTCCTTCTCAAACTTGAAAACTCACCAGCAAAACAGAGTTGAGAGTGGCTCGCTATGCTCTCTTTCTCCTAACCTGCAAGCCAGTGATGTATAAGAGACGCACCACCAGAGCCAACCCTTTGTTCAGACTTTGGTCTTGCTTTCTCTTATGTGGTTTAAGTTCCCTGGCCAGCTCTTTCAGTTCTAGCCAAAGAACCAAAAGGGGAATGACTGGTCTCTGCTTTAGATTCTAAACCTATGAAGCCTGTTTCAATGAAGCTTGTTTCAATGAAGCCTGTTTCAGTGAAGCCTGTTTCAATGAAGCTCTTAATGTCTCATCTGGTAATGTCCATGAAAGCAACTGTCCTGCTGAATCTCCGCTCAGTAGCTGCTTCAGGTCGCTCGTGAGATAGAGAGCGGTGACAGGTTGCTTATGGAATTTCAACACCTTGTGTAGAATCAACTTGTACTCTGGCACTTGATCACCCAAATTCAGACCTCCTGTTCTGTTGCTACTACTTGTTTTGCTCTCGGCACTCAGCGGATCAGTACAATGTATCATCCGCCATACTTTAACTGCTCCGCTCTGATGACCAGTTACATACCAGCTTGTTTCAAGCCAGTCGGAAGATGTTGAGCCTGTTACTGATAATACCGAATCAGATGGTAACTGTGAGGTGTTAGCCACAGCAAGGCAATCACCGTTGATGCTCCAAACCGCAAGGACAGTTCCAGCCGCGGTTGCAATTTCCCCAGTAAGGTCGTTTATGTAGATTGCTGAAATGGGAACTGGGAAGTCAGGAAGCTGCCTCACAAAACTCAATGAACTGAGATCCCATATGATGACTGTACAGTCATCTGACCCGCTTGCAATCATCATGTACGGTTGGCTTACACGTAGACATGTAACTTTAGCTGTGTGGGCACATAGGGCTTTCTCTAATCGTAAACGCCGGGAACCACGGGGACCATCCTTGCTTACTCTCCACACGCACACTAAACCATCCTCTGCTCCAGTGACCACAATGCGCCCATCGTGACTAACACCAGCACACTGGATCTGGTTGCTTTCATGGAGATTTTCATGGGTTGATAGCAGTTTGTCCTGATCATAGCTCATAAATCTCAAACTCCTGTCTGGGAATCCCCATGTTATGTATTTTGTATATCCCCTAGGTTTCAAGAAACAGTTGGCACCGGCAACGAGAACCTTGTCGTGGAAAGTAATGATCTGGCTTATAGAAGATGAGCATTTACGTGTTTCGTGAGGAACTAGATGCATCGAGTGTTTCAGAGGGTGGAGAGGAATTTTCCTGTCTGTTCTTCTTTTGACATGAGCTTTCGGGAATAGTTGCTTCGGAGTTTGCCCAAAATGATTAATCTGCGCTAGTATGGAAGCTTTCATTGCAGGGTCGGTAACTGCATCAATATCAACATTTCCCTCGTATGTGTAATGATAGAAAACATTCACAGCTTCTTCTGCA encodes the following:
- the LOC104754413 gene encoding beta-carotene isomerase D27, chloroplastic, whose translation is MMNTKLSLSHTKILTFTARFNDTRTRSGLDRRSSVSPTLCSKPIYSGELKATKETAVTEMSNTKNASNIEDSFFSKLAINYLSKNLQDAAGMSSSSTKSTDYDRLVDTATRVARNFDTKQQHELVLSSLDRALPAEISSLIKVLFPPSKLSRELFALFTTISFAWLVGPSEVRETEVNGRKEKSVVFIEKCRFLEQSNCVGMCTHICKIPSQIFMKNSLGMPVYMEPDFNDLSCKMMFGREPPEIQDDPVMKQPCFEFCKSNKSYGVKH
- the LOC104754414 gene encoding putative clathrin assembly protein At1g03050, with translation MGSSKLKRAIGAVKDQTSVGLAKVNGRSASLSELDVAIVKATRHEEFPAEEKYIREILSLTSYSRNYINACVNTLSRRLNKTKCWTVALKTLILIQRLLGEGDQAYEQEIFFATRRGTRLLNMSDFRDVSRSNSWDYSAFVRTYALYLDERLDFRMQARHGKRGVYCIGGETDGDEKDQAAPDLSTAIVVRSQPIAEMKTEQIFIRIQHLQQLLDRFLACRPTGNARNNRVVIVALYPIVKESFQIYYDVTEIMGILIDRFMELDISDSIKVYDIFCRVSKQFEELDQFYSWCKNMGIARSSEYPEVEKITQKKLELMDEFIRDKSALEQTKNTKSTKSEADEEDDDARKEEVNEEQEDMNAIKALPEPPPKEEEEEKPEEEAKEEVVIEKKEEETMGDLLDLGNTNGGGAAEAGDSLALALFDGPYATGSGSDSGPGWEAFKDDSADWETALVQTATNLSAQKSELGGGFDMLLLNGMYQHGAVNTAVKTSTAYGASGSASSMAFGSAGRPAATMLALPAPATANGNSANNNSPVPMDPFAASLEVAPPPYVQMNDMEKKQRMLMEEQMMWDQYSRDGRQGHMNIRQNQNQNQPYSYTPQY